CTTCCCGCCGACTCGGCATCGAAGGCCCGGATCAAGTTGATCGCGAAAGACGCCAACGGGAATCCGGTGAAAGGCCGACACCTGAAATTGACCTTGGCCACGACGGACGAATACACGGGTACCGTGGGCGCAGGGGACTTCGGACAAAGCGTCGGGGGCACGGTGGAGACCCGCTGGAAGGGTGCGACCGATTCCTGGGGCGAGCTGGAGTTCGACTACAAGGCAGGTTTCGCCGCGAAGACGGTCATCCTGACCGCGAAGGACCTGGACTCCGGCGGAGTGACGGTCGATTACCTCACGGCGTTCAAGGAGGCGTCGATCGACATCGCGTTGACGCGTCCGGTCAGCCGCGCCGCGGCGCGGCGGGGGGGGCAGTACCTCCTCAAGGTGGAGGCGTCCCGCACGGCGTTGACGGCGGACGGGCGCAGCCGGTCGGTGATCCGCGCGACGTTGCTGGATCCAAACGGAACCGCGGTCTCCGGTGACCCGGTGGTCTTCACGCTGTCGAGCACCAACGGGACGTTGCGGACGATCGCGGGAACGACCGATTCCTCCGGAACCGCGACGGCGGAGTACACGGCGGGGAAGAAGATCGGGATCGTGGTGGTGACGGCGACGGCTACGCTGCGCAGCGCCACGGGAAACGTGAGCATCACGCTCCTTTCGGACGCCCCGGCGAAGATCATCCTGAAGGCGAAGCCCGAGTCCCTTCCCGCGGACGGGTTCAGCCGCGCGGACCTGTCGGTGAAGGTGACCGACATCAACGACAACCCGAACAAGGACACGAAGGTCGAGTTCCGGATCGCAAAGGGCGGCGGGAAGATGGAGTACCTCGACCGGACCACGGACCGGTTCGGCGACACGCAGAACCGGTACACGGCGGGGACGACGCCCGGAATCGCGACCATCCTTGCGACCGTCCGGTCGAAGATCCCGACGGATGTCGAACTGGCCCGTGCCCGGAACGTGCTGTTCGCAACGTATTCCCCGGACGACGACGAGATCCGGGTGGAGAAGTGGCTGAAGAAGAAGGGAGATACGGCGCTGCTCGGCGAGGGAATCGTCGAATACACCGTGGGGCGCAGCCGGGAGATAAAAGTCCTGAAGGCACCCTTCGATTTGACGATCGACCGGATCGAAGTGGAGTACTGGGATCGTGCCGAGATCGGGCAGACGCTCGCGACGGTGACTCCGACGAAACGCTGAAATCGCCGGTCGGAGCAGGCAGGCAAGGCGAACCGGGGGGGCGGGTGACATTCCCGCTTCCCCGGCGTTTTTTTTATCACCGGGAGCGCCGTCTTGCCGATCCGCGAGCGGCTTCTTCCCCAGGAAAGGCCATGGGATGATTCGTACGCGATTCCGCGATGCGTTGATCCGTTGTCTCGTGATGGCGATGTTCTGTGCACTCGCGGTTCTTCCGACGGAGGGAGTATGCCGGGGCGGAATCATCGGCAAGGATAATACGATCCGTCTCCGAACCGTTCCCTCCCTCGACGCTCTTTCCACGGAAATCGAAAAAAGGATCACGCCGGCCGGCGGTCGTCTTTTTTCCGTCAGTTCGAGAACTTTCCTCGGGGAAATTTACCTTCCTCTCGTGCGGAAAGGTCTTCTCAAGGAACTCTTCCTTCTCTTGCCGGGGGAGAATCCGATGAAGGAAGGTGATTTGACGGGGATAAGGAACTGCCTTGCGGCGGCGGGCGTGTCGTCCCCGGACAGGGCTTCGTTCCATCTCGACAACGGGGCGATCCGGGGTCTCATGGAAGGGGCCTCGGTCCGCCTGTTCCCGTTGACACGGATCCCCGCGTGGGACGGGAAGGAAGTCGTCCTGCTCATCGATCCCGAATTCCTTCTCCCGCTCTACAGGAACGAAGTGAAGACCCCGATCGTCGAGCTTGCCTGGAAACTTCTGGTCACGCTTCGGGGGAAGAACGTACGTTCGGAGGACGTTTTCCTGCTGGATCTTCCTTCCGGGGACGACGCCTCCTTGCGGTACGCATTCCTGTCGATCCTGTTGGGGGAGATGATCGTCTCGCCATCCTCCTTCGATGAGAACCTCCCACGGAAGTGGGAGATCCTCCAGCAGGCGGAAAACGCCGCGTTTTTTGGCCAATATCCGGAAACGATGACGCTGTATCGCCGATACCTCGAACTGAGCCCGAAGGACGCGTCGGCGTGCTACAAGATCGCAATGGCCGCGGTCCGGGACCTCGACGACGACATGGCGCTCCACTGGCTGAACCGGGCGGCCGCGCTCGATTCCCGGTTCCTCCGGGGGTTCGTGACCGCTTCGGACTATCTGGGCCAACGTAGATTGTTCGATCCGGCGGAACGAATCCTTCGGGCGGGGACGGTGGCGTATCCGAAGGAGGCTCCGCTGGCCACCTCCCTTGCGGCCTTCCTGTTGATGCGCGGGGAGCGCATCCTCCAGACCGGAGACATCGAAGGCGCGGAGGCATATTTCAGGATGGCGGCCGGGGTTGAAGGTGCGGACAAGACCGTAATCGATAAGGCAAGGAGTCGGATCGGGAGGAACGGCAGTCCCTTGCCCGTTGTCCCCCGGTAATCGTCCGGGGAATGGAATGCTATCATAACGGTACAACAACGAAGAGGGAACCGCTTGGCGTTATCGGGAAAGGATGCATACCTCCGCCTCGAGCGGATCGTGGATCGATACCTCGGACCTCCCCTGGTGGCGCTCCTTTCCCTTTTTCCCCCGTTGCATCGGCGCGGAAAGCTTCCAGCGGAGCCCCGGAAAATCCTTCTCGTGAAACTCCATGGCATCGGAAACATCGTTCTCCTCCTTCCCGTCCTGAGGCAGCTGCGGCAGCGGTTCCCGAATACCGAAATTGATTTCCTCTCGTTCCGGAGCAATTCGGAGATCCTCGAAGGAACGGAGGAGATCGCGCAGTGTCATTTCCTGGACCGTGGTTCCCCGTGGGGGCTGGTCCGTTCGATGGTCCATGCTTTTCCCCGCCTCCGGCGGCGCGCCTACGACATGGTTATCGATTTCGACCAGTTCGCGCATTTTTCCGCGATCGCGACCCTGCTGACAGGCGCTGCGCGAAGGATCGGTTTCCGGAATCCGACCCTCCATCGACATCTGGCCTACACCGATCCGGTGGTCTACCTCGACATGGGGCATGTCTCCCGGACCTTCGCACGTCTGGCCGTTTCGGCGGACGCCCCGATGGACTCCGGCATCTCCCGGCGGATCTCGCTGAAGGAGGTACACCGGGTCGAACGATCGGCGTTCCTGAAGGATGCCGGAATCGCACCCGGGACAAACCTGGTCGTCCTCCATCCGGGCAGCAGCATGAACCTTACCCTTCGTCGATGGCCTGCGGACCGGTTTGCGCTCCTCGGAGACATGCTCGCAGAGGAACTCGGGTGCTGCATCGTCGTTTCCGGCGGACAGGAGGAGAGTCTTCTTGTGGATTCGGTGCGACGGATGATGAGGCACCCGGCCGCGAGCTCTGCCGGGAAGCTTTCCGTTCGGGGATTCGCGGCGCTGTGCGAGGGGGCACGGCTCGTGGTTTCGAACGATACCGCCGCGGTTCATATCGCCTCCGCGATGGGGACCCCGGTCGTGGGATTGTACGGGCCGAACACTCCCTTCCTGTACGGTCCCCTCGGGAGAGAGGACATGGTGTTTTATCACGAGCTTCCCTGCAGTCCCTGCCTGTGCAACCTGACATCCAAGATGTCAGGCTGCCTCCGTGCGCGCTGCATGGAGGCGATCACCGTCGAGGCGGTCTTTGAGGGGATCCGCCGCCGCTTCGAAACGAATATTCAGGAACCGTTCGTCGTCGGGTACCGTAGCCTGTGAGTATCGTGAACGATCTGCGCCTTGCCCAACGGGCGTTCCGTGCGGGCAGGGCGAAGCCGGAGTTCCCTTACAAGCTTACCTTTGCCGTAACGGAAAGATGCAATCTCCGTTGCGGGATGTGCCGCATCTGGGAATCCGGCGGGGCGGAAATGCCGCTCCCGGAGGTCCTGGAATTTTTCTCCCGTTCCGGTCGTTTCTCCTGGATCGACGTCACGGGAGGCGAAATATTTCTTCGGGAGGACATCATCGATGTCTTCCGGGTGATCCTGGACCAATGTCGGGACCTGGCTCTCCTTCATTTCCCGACGAACGGCTATCTTGTCGACCGGATCGTGGACGTGACAAGGGAACTGATCCGGAGGAAGGCCCCCCGTTTGATGATCACCGTCAGCATCGACGGTCCCCCGGAGATCCACGATGCGATGCGGGGGAGGGAAGGCAGTTTCGACCGCGCGGTGGAAACGTATGCGCGCCTGAGGGAACTGCCCGGCTGCAAACCGGTCCTTGGGATGACGCTTTCCGGTGAAAACATGCGGGCTGCAGAAGAAACGCTGGCGGCGGTCCGCCGTCGAGTCCCCCGCGTGGCCGCGGACGACCTGCACGTGAATCTCCCGAACCGGTCCGGCCACTACTATCACAATGAGAGCGATCCGCATCCGGCGCCGGAAGCGATGGCGAGCGCGCTCCGCGGCATCCGCAAGCGCAGGGGAATCCCTTCGAATCCATCGGATGTCGTGGAACGGCGGTTGCTCTCCCTGGGGGAGCGGTACCTCCGCACCGGCGCCTGCCCGATCTCCTGCAAGGCGCTGTCGGCGAGTTGTTTCGTAAACGCAAGCGGCGTCGTGTTCCCTTGCGTCACCTGGGGGCGGCCGATCGGCGCACTGGGAGATTTCGGGCACGACCTCGAAGCGTTGTGGAACTCCGTCGCCGCCGTTGCGGCCCGGGAAGAGATCGCGGCGGGTCGCTGCCCGCAATGCTGGACCGCTTGCGAGGCGGTTCCCTCTCTTGCCGCCCGGTGGGGTACCTTGCGTTTATGATCCGGCGGTTCTTTCCCTCCGGCTTCCCGCCGGCGGAGCCCGTCCCGAAGGGTTCGTGGCGCCCCGCCCTCCTTGCGGCCTTCGGCCTTGCGGCCCTGATGGTTTTCCTGTATCTCCCGGCCGTCGATTTTCGGCTGCTTTCGTTCGACGACTACTACTACACCCAGAACGACCTTGTCCGGGGCGGCCTGAACGGCGCGAACATCGTCCGGATCTTCACCGAACTGCCGGAAGAGGACCTGTTCACCCCCCTGACCCAGCTTTCCTACATGGCGGACGTGGAACTGTTCGGGAACCGCTCCCGGGGGTTCCACCTCACGAGCATCCTTCTTCATGCCGTGGCCATGGGGCTCCTGCTGCTGGTCTTGTGGAGGATGACGGGAAGGCTCGGTGAAAGCGCTCTTGCGGCCGCGCTGGTGGCGTTCCACCCCCTGCGCGTGGAATCCGTGGCGTGGGTCACGGAGCGCAAGGACGTCCTCTCGGTCCTCTTCCTTCTCCTGACGCTTTCCTGCCACCTCCGGTACGCCCGCACGCGGAAGTGGGGATGGTACGGGGCGGCGCTCCTCTGCTTCCTGCTCGGCCTGCTGGCCAAGCCGATGCTGGTCACCGTGCCGTTCCTGCTGCTGCTGGCGGACTTCTGGCCGCTGGGCCGGTTCCGCGCGGATGCGGGGGCAGGCGGGAATCCCTCCGCCGGGAGGAGGTTCCTGACGCTTGCGGCGGAAAAGGTTCCGTTCCTCGCGTTGTCCCTGTTCGTGTCCCTGGCCACCCTCCACCTCCAGCAGGAAAAGGCGCTTGTTCGGGCCATCTCCCTGGTTTCCCGAGTGGAACATTCCTTATCCGCCTACTTCGCGTACCTGTACCAGACGGTCTGGCCCGTGGACCTCGTGTTCCGGTATTTCCAGACGCCTTGGGATCAGTTTTCGGGCACCCTGCTGCCGGCGGCGGCGGGGCTGTTGATCCTCACCGCGCTCGTCGCCCGCTTCTCCGCCACGCGTCCCTACCTTGCCTTCGGATGGTGCTGGTACCTGGTTTCCCTCTTTCCCGTCAGCGGGATCATGCCGGCGGGCATTCAATGGATTTCCGACCGGTTCACCTACGTTCCCCACATCGGGCTCGCGGTGGCGTTCGCCTGGCTTGCGGGCGGGGTTTCGCCGCGCCGATCCCGTCCGGTCCTCCTCGCGCTCGCGGTGCTGCTCCTTTTGCCGCTGGGGGTCCGGTCCCGCTCCCAGCTCTATTCCTGGAAGGACGGGGCGACGCTGTTCGGCCGGGGGATCGCCGCCAACGCGCAGGACCCGAGGTATCTCAACCAGTACGCCGCCGGACTGATCGAACTTGGGGACCTGGCGGGCGCAAGGGAGCAGCTCGACCGGGTCCGTCGGTTTGCCGCCGATCCCGCGATCGGCCCGAACATCCAGGTCAACACGCTTTCGCTCCTCGATAAATCGGGGGACCGTCGAGGTGCCATCGAGCAGGCGCGGGCGTATCTGCGGGAGGACCCCGGGTTCTGGAGGACCCGCCTCCATTTGGCCGACGACCTGATCGCCGAGGGGCGGTTCGCCGAGGCGGCGGCGGAGTACCGCCAGGTGCTGGAAGTGCCGACGTTGAGCCTGCGCGAACGGAGATTCGCGTCGGAGGAGCTCGGGTTCGCACTCTTCAACCTGGGGAAGGAGGAAGAGGCGCTGTCCCTCTACCTCGAGGCGCTCCGGGGAAACCCCTTGGGCTCGTCGCTCCATTACCGGCTGGGGCTCCTGCTCGCCCGCAGGGGCAAACCGGAAGAGGCGATGGCCCATTACGGGCTTGCGCTGAAGATCAACCCGGAGGGGTTGAGACCCCGGATAGGCATTGCCGAACTTCTTCTCGTCCAGGGCAACGTCGCCACGGCGGTCCGTCAATTCGAGGAGGTGGCCCGGAGGGCGCCCGGCAAGGCGGAAAATCTCTACGCAAGAGGCCGCGTTCTGGACGCCGCGGGGATGAAAGCCCGGGCCCGCTCGCTGTACGAGAGCGCCCTGGATGCGCCGGCGCTCCTCCCCGAAACCCCCGTTGCAGTGCGCCGACGGCTGGGTGAGCACCCGTGATCCGCCGTTTCTTCCCGATCGATCTCCCGCCGGCGGAGAGGCCCCCCCAAGAAAGGTGGCGCCGACCGCTCCTCGCCGCCTTCTGCCTGGCGTTCCTTACGATCCTCCTGTACTGGCCGGCGGTCGATTTCCGCTTGCTCGCATTCGACGACCCGTACTACACCCAGAACGACCTCGTCCAGGGGGGGTGGAACCGGGCGAACATCCAGCGCGTCTTCCTCGAATTGCCGGAAGAGAACCTGTACATCCCGCTGTCGCAGCTCTCCTACATGATCGACGTGGAACTGTTCGGGAACGCTCCCCGCGGGTTTCACCTCACCAATATCCTTCTTCATTCCGCCAACATGGCAATCCTGTTCCTGCTCCTCTGGAGAATGACGGGATCCCTCTGGAAAAGCGCCCTTGTCGCCGCCATCGTTTCGTTCCACCCCTTGCGGGTGGAGTCGGTCGCCTGGGTGACGGAACGGAAGGGCGTGCTCTCCTTCTTCTTTCTTCTCCTGACGATGGCCTGTCACCTCCGGTACGCGAGGACGGGAAGATGGATTTGGTACGGAGCGGCACTCCTCTGCGCCCTGTTCGGGATGCTCGCCAAGCCGATGCTGGTCACCCTTCCGATCCTACTCCTTCTCCTCGACTTCTGGCCGTTGGGGCGCTTTCGCGGGGAGCATGGCGAATCCGTTTCCTTTGGCCTCGGGAAAAGGGTCCTCCCGCTGATCGCGGAGAAGGTCCCCTTCGCCGCCCTGTCGATCCTGATGTCCCTCGTGACCCTTCGCCTTCAGTGGAAGGCGTCGCTTCATCCGGACGTGTCGATCCTTTCCCGGCTGGAGCATTCCTTTTCGTCCTTCTTCATCTACCTGTTCCAGACCGCGTGGCCGGTGGACCTGGTCTTCCGGTATTATCAGGCACCCTGGGACCGGTTTACCGGCACGTTCCTTCCCGCCGCCGCGGCACTTGCAATCGTCACCGCGGCTATCGTCCGACACGCATCCTCGAGGCCGTACCTCCTGTTCGGGTGGTTGTGGTACCTGTGTTCCCTTTTTCCCGTGAGCGGGATTGTTCCGACGGGCGTCCAATGGATCTCCGACCGGTTCACGTATGTTCCCCACGTCGGCCTCGCGGTCGCCTTCGTCTGGCTGGGGGCGGATTTATTTTCCCGACTGTCCCGTCGCCTTCTCGTCGGCCTCGCCGCGCTTCTCCTGGTGCCGCTCGTGCTTCTTTCCCACCTCCAGCTTCCGTACTGGAAGGACGGCGCGGCGCTGTTCGGCAAGGGAGTCGTCGCGAACGCACGGGATCCGAGATACATCGCTCAATATGCCGCGGAGATGACGGAACTGGGCCGCCTTTCCGATGCGCGAAAACAGTTGGAGGGGGTGCTGCCCTTCGCGTACGATCCGCATTTCGGCGCCAATATACAGACCGAGTACCTGTTGTTGCTGGAGAGGATGGGGGAGCGCGGGAGCGCCATCGAGCAGGCGCGCATCTTCCTTCGGGGCTCCCCCAAGGCATGGAGGACGCGTCTTTACCTGGCGGATTACCTGCTGGCGGAGACGAGATTCGCGGAGGCGGCGGCGGAGTATCGCCAGGTGGCGGGTGAAGGAGGGATCCCCATGTACGATCGGGGATATGCGTTCGAAGGGATGGGGATCTCCTCGATGCGCCTGGGGGAGGGTGACGCGGCGTTGCGGTCGTTCAAAGAGGGTTTGCGCGTCAACCCCGGCAGCGTTTCCCTTCGCTACAACCTGGCGCGCGTGCTCGCCGCAAGAGGAGAAACCGGCGCTGCGCGGGAAACCTACGAAGAGGCGTTGAGGATCGCGCCGGGGAACGTGAGAATACGCCTGTCGTTGGCGGAGTCGCTGATGCGGGATGGCGCGGCCGGGGATGCCGCCCGGCAATTCGAGGAAGTGGCGCGAATCGCTCCGGGGATGGCGGAAGGATTCTACGCGAGGGGGCGTGTCCTGGAGGCGGCCGGCATGATGGCGGAGGCCAGGTTGTTCTACGGGAACGCCATGCGCGCGCCTGCGCTCCTCCCCGACACGGCGGATGCCGTCCGGCTGCGGATGGAGACGCACCGGTGATCCGGCGGTTCTTCCCCTCCGGCTTCCCGCCGGCGGAGCCCGTCCCGAAGGGTTCGTGGCGCCCCGCCCTCCTTGCGGCCTTCGGCCTTGCGGCCCTGATGGTTCTCCTGTATCTCCCGGCCGTCGATTTTCGGCTGCTCTCGTTCGACGACTACTACTACACCCAGAACGACCTCGTCCGGGGCGGCCTGAACGGCGCGAACATCGTCCGGATCTTCACCGAACTGCCGGAAGAGGACCTGTTCACCCCCCTGACCCAGCTTTCCTACATGGCGGACGTGGAACTGTTCGGGAACCGCTCCCGGGGGTTCCACCTCACGAGCATCCTTCTTCATGCCGTGGCCATGGGGCTCCTGCTGCTGGTCTTGTGGAGGATGACGGGAAGGCTCGGTGAAAGCGCTCTTGCGGCCGCGCTGGTGGCGTTCCACCCCCTGCGCGTGGAATCCGTGGCGTGGGTCACGGAGCGCAAGGACGTCCTCTCGGTCCTCTTCCTTCTCCTGACGCTTTCCTGCCACCTCCGGTACGCCCGCACGCGGAAGTGGGGATGGTACGGGGCGGCGCTCCTCTGCTTCCTGCTCGGCCTGCTGGCCAAGCCGATGCTGGTCACCGTGCCGTTCCTGCTGCTGCTGGCGGACTTCTGGCCGCTGGGCCGGTTCCGCGCGGATGCGGGGGCAGGCGGGAATCCCTCCGCCGGGAGGAGGTTCCTGACGCTTGCGGCGGAAAAGGTTCCGTTCCTCGCGTTGTCCCTGTTCGTGTCCCTGGCCACCCTCCACCTCCAGCAGGAAAAGGCGCTTGTTCGGGCCATCTCCCTGGTTTCCCGAGTGGAACATTCCTTATCCGCCTACTTCGCGTACCTGTACCAGACGGTCTGGCCCGTGGACCTCGTGTTCCGGTATTTCCAGACGCCTTGGGATCAGTTTTCGGGCACCCTGCTGCCGGCGGCGGCGGGGCTGTTGATCCTCACCGCGCTCGTCGCCCGCTTCTCCGCCACGCGTCCCTACCTTGCCTTCGGATGGTGCTGGTACCTGGTTTCCCTCTTTCCCGTCAGCGGGATCATGCCGGCGGGCATTCAATGGATTTCCGACCGGTTCACCTACGTTCCCCACATCGGGCTCGCGGTGGCGTTCGCCTGGCTTGCGGGCGGGGTTTCGCCGCGCCGATCCCGTCCGGTCCTCCTCGCGCTGGCGGTGCTGCTCCTTTTGCCGCTGGGGGTCCGGTCCCGCTCCCAGCTCTATTCCTGGAAGGACGGGGCGACGCTGTTCGGCCGGGGGGTCGCCGCCAACGCGCAGGACCCGAGGTATCTCAACCAGTACATCGAGGAGTTGGTGGAAGTCGGCGATTTGCCCCGGGCCAGGGAGCAGATGGAGCGGGCCCGCCGTTTCGTCATGGACCCATGGTATGGCGCACCTCTGCAGATCACCCACCTGTCGCTCCTCGATAAATCGGGGGACCGTCGGGGCGCCATCGAGCAGGCGCGAGCGTATCTGCGGGAGGACCCCAGGTTTTTCAGGACGCGCGTATCGCTGGCCGACCGCCTTCTGTCCGAGGGGCGGTTCGCCGAGGCGGCGGCGGAGTACCGCCAGGTCCTGGAAGTGCCGACGTTGAGCCCGCGCGACCGGAGATTCGTGTCGGAGGAGCTCGGGTTCGCACTCTTCAACCTGGGGAAGGAGGAAGAGGCGCTGTCCCTCTACCTTGCGGCGCTCCGGGGAAACCCCTTGGGCTCGTCGCTCCATTACCGGCTGGGGCTCCTGCTCGCCCGCAGGGGCAAACCGGAAGAGGCGATGGCCCATTACGGGCTTGCGCTGAAGATCAATCCGGAGGGGTTGCGACCCCGGATAGGCATCGCCGATCTTCTTCTCGCTCAGGGCAACGTCACCACGGCGGTCCTTCAATACGAGGAGGTGGCCCGGAGGGCGCCCGGCAAGGCGGAAAGTCTCTACGCGAGAGGCCGCATCCTGGAGGCCGCGGGGATGAAGATCCGGGCCCGCTCGCTGTACGAGAGCGCCCTCCAGGTGCCCGCGGTCCACCCGGAAACGGTCGATGCCGTCCGGCGGCGGCTGGCGGAAGGGATGACGCCTTGAACGGGGCCGGGCCGGCGGGCGGGCGGGATCACGCGGTCACTTTCGGGTCAATGGCTGGAACAGGAGATTGAGCTCCGCCTGGCAGTTGAGGGTGCACGCACGGCAACGGGCGATCTCCCGGCGTGCCGGCGTGTATTCCCCGGAGTACCAGAACTCCCCGAGCCCTCCCTTGCCGAGTTGTCCGACCGGGCGGTTCCAGTTGACGAAAGGTACGCAAGGGAAGATCCGGCCGTAGCAATCGACCGCCAGGGAGTTGTACCCGGC
The bacterium genome window above contains:
- a CDS encoding invasin domain 3-containing protein, whose protein sequence is MIKDRSMWMAVALATLVGLLSVFAAPAHAGVVFEKHYGEAARKAGKPIEGSYGEGYRPKTLKSGNAGQLIATDPINYPVSPGGQWNAASGTMVFRVQYGSRHMNNPEWFGGQGTLFALMDSKGKYIMTASITWGEAVPPWFVGAQIGALEISSDVMPTSVWGGWIPFNRKIEVGEWVSIAFAWDNGVNRVYLNGTELKEKYGAGWDNGSKMVNGGDFGTYLQGARTLRIGANNEAENEPFHAGIIDGFEIHDRALTFAPSKPVIASVADDTFKIQGISGKLVAGDTITATLKAVPGGKASFDAGNVKGIAMAEVPATSGGPGVPAVDNGTYMGRYTILPGDDFENGQITGNFVSSDNVAAAPVASASKWTIDTKPRVTFAIDRKELPADSASKARIKLIAKDANGNPVKGRHLKLTLATTDEYTGTVGAGDFGQSVGGTVETRWKGATDSWGELEFDYKAGFAAKTVILTAKDLDSGGVTVDYLTAFKEASIDIALTRPVSRAAARRGGQYLLKVEASRTALTADGRSRSVIRATLLDPNGTAVSGDPVVFTLSSTNGTLRTIAGTTDSSGTATAEYTAGKKIGIVVVTATATLRSATGNVSITLLSDAPAKIILKAKPESLPADGFSRADLSVKVTDINDNPNKDTKVEFRIAKGGGKMEYLDRTTDRFGDTQNRYTAGTTPGIATILATVRSKIPTDVELARARNVLFATYSPDDDEIRVEKWLKKKGDTALLGEGIVEYTVGRSREIKVLKAPFDLTIDRIEVEYWDRAEIGQTLATVTPTKR
- a CDS encoding glycosyltransferase family 9 protein; amino-acid sequence: MALSGKDAYLRLERIVDRYLGPPLVALLSLFPPLHRRGKLPAEPRKILLVKLHGIGNIVLLLPVLRQLRQRFPNTEIDFLSFRSNSEILEGTEEIAQCHFLDRGSPWGLVRSMVHAFPRLRRRAYDMVIDFDQFAHFSAIATLLTGAARRIGFRNPTLHRHLAYTDPVVYLDMGHVSRTFARLAVSADAPMDSGISRRISLKEVHRVERSAFLKDAGIAPGTNLVVLHPGSSMNLTLRRWPADRFALLGDMLAEELGCCIVVSGGQEESLLVDSVRRMMRHPAASSAGKLSVRGFAALCEGARLVVSNDTAAVHIASAMGTPVVGLYGPNTPFLYGPLGREDMVFYHELPCSPCLCNLTSKMSGCLRARCMEAITVEAVFEGIRRRFETNIQEPFVVGYRSL
- a CDS encoding radical SAM protein; this encodes MNDLRLAQRAFRAGRAKPEFPYKLTFAVTERCNLRCGMCRIWESGGAEMPLPEVLEFFSRSGRFSWIDVTGGEIFLREDIIDVFRVILDQCRDLALLHFPTNGYLVDRIVDVTRELIRRKAPRLMITVSIDGPPEIHDAMRGREGSFDRAVETYARLRELPGCKPVLGMTLSGENMRAAEETLAAVRRRVPRVAADDLHVNLPNRSGHYYHNESDPHPAPEAMASALRGIRKRRGIPSNPSDVVERRLLSLGERYLRTGACPISCKALSASCFVNASGVVFPCVTWGRPIGALGDFGHDLEALWNSVAAVAAREEIAAGRCPQCWTACEAVPSLAARWGTLRL
- a CDS encoding tetratricopeptide repeat protein, yielding MIRRFFPSGFPPAEPVPKGSWRPALLAAFGLAALMVFLYLPAVDFRLLSFDDYYYTQNDLVRGGLNGANIVRIFTELPEEDLFTPLTQLSYMADVELFGNRSRGFHLTSILLHAVAMGLLLLVLWRMTGRLGESALAAALVAFHPLRVESVAWVTERKDVLSVLFLLLTLSCHLRYARTRKWGWYGAALLCFLLGLLAKPMLVTVPFLLLLADFWPLGRFRADAGAGGNPSAGRRFLTLAAEKVPFLALSLFVSLATLHLQQEKALVRAISLVSRVEHSLSAYFAYLYQTVWPVDLVFRYFQTPWDQFSGTLLPAAAGLLILTALVARFSATRPYLAFGWCWYLVSLFPVSGIMPAGIQWISDRFTYVPHIGLAVAFAWLAGGVSPRRSRPVLLALAVLLLLPLGVRSRSQLYSWKDGATLFGRGIAANAQDPRYLNQYAAGLIELGDLAGAREQLDRVRRFAADPAIGPNIQVNTLSLLDKSGDRRGAIEQARAYLREDPGFWRTRLHLADDLIAEGRFAEAAAEYRQVLEVPTLSLRERRFASEELGFALFNLGKEEEALSLYLEALRGNPLGSSLHYRLGLLLARRGKPEEAMAHYGLALKINPEGLRPRIGIAELLLVQGNVATAVRQFEEVARRAPGKAENLYARGRVLDAAGMKARARSLYESALDAPALLPETPVAVRRRLGEHP
- a CDS encoding tetratricopeptide repeat protein; protein product: MIRRFFPIDLPPAERPPQERWRRPLLAAFCLAFLTILLYWPAVDFRLLAFDDPYYTQNDLVQGGWNRANIQRVFLELPEENLYIPLSQLSYMIDVELFGNAPRGFHLTNILLHSANMAILFLLLWRMTGSLWKSALVAAIVSFHPLRVESVAWVTERKGVLSFFFLLLTMACHLRYARTGRWIWYGAALLCALFGMLAKPMLVTLPILLLLLDFWPLGRFRGEHGESVSFGLGKRVLPLIAEKVPFAALSILMSLVTLRLQWKASLHPDVSILSRLEHSFSSFFIYLFQTAWPVDLVFRYYQAPWDRFTGTFLPAAAALAIVTAAIVRHASSRPYLLFGWLWYLCSLFPVSGIVPTGVQWISDRFTYVPHVGLAVAFVWLGADLFSRLSRRLLVGLAALLLVPLVLLSHLQLPYWKDGAALFGKGVVANARDPRYIAQYAAEMTELGRLSDARKQLEGVLPFAYDPHFGANIQTEYLLLLERMGERGSAIEQARIFLRGSPKAWRTRLYLADYLLAETRFAEAAAEYRQVAGEGGIPMYDRGYAFEGMGISSMRLGEGDAALRSFKEGLRVNPGSVSLRYNLARVLAARGETGAARETYEEALRIAPGNVRIRLSLAESLMRDGAAGDAARQFEEVARIAPGMAEGFYARGRVLEAAGMMAEARLFYGNAMRAPALLPDTADAVRLRMETHR
- a CDS encoding tetratricopeptide repeat protein gives rise to the protein MIRRFFPSGFPPAEPVPKGSWRPALLAAFGLAALMVLLYLPAVDFRLLSFDDYYYTQNDLVRGGLNGANIVRIFTELPEEDLFTPLTQLSYMADVELFGNRSRGFHLTSILLHAVAMGLLLLVLWRMTGRLGESALAAALVAFHPLRVESVAWVTERKDVLSVLFLLLTLSCHLRYARTRKWGWYGAALLCFLLGLLAKPMLVTVPFLLLLADFWPLGRFRADAGAGGNPSAGRRFLTLAAEKVPFLALSLFVSLATLHLQQEKALVRAISLVSRVEHSLSAYFAYLYQTVWPVDLVFRYFQTPWDQFSGTLLPAAAGLLILTALVARFSATRPYLAFGWCWYLVSLFPVSGIMPAGIQWISDRFTYVPHIGLAVAFAWLAGGVSPRRSRPVLLALAVLLLLPLGVRSRSQLYSWKDGATLFGRGVAANAQDPRYLNQYIEELVEVGDLPRAREQMERARRFVMDPWYGAPLQITHLSLLDKSGDRRGAIEQARAYLREDPRFFRTRVSLADRLLSEGRFAEAAAEYRQVLEVPTLSPRDRRFVSEELGFALFNLGKEEEALSLYLAALRGNPLGSSLHYRLGLLLARRGKPEEAMAHYGLALKINPEGLRPRIGIADLLLAQGNVTTAVLQYEEVARRAPGKAESLYARGRILEAAGMKIRARSLYESALQVPAVHPETVDAVRRRLAEGMTP